One segment of Drosophila mauritiana strain mau12 chromosome 3R, ASM438214v1, whole genome shotgun sequence DNA contains the following:
- the LOC117144838 gene encoding nose resistant to fluoxetine protein 6, translating to MVNGIAILLLCGLGLIHASQLTEELHLVHHRLSRFKQPLSQDINHEIIDTRASSTSDTQCLADIKELFAGLKTGSYWALKMLDSWGSFPSGLLYGTFYDLGNFDECLNINQEISSSQTIKGKYCFMAVPLRDVLDTGIESLEGMQIKIATCFPASCSATQVETFAGQLYQNKVNSSMSFNISIDEDGCQTSDPVPWDGLTIFTVVILSVLTLIVVSSTLYDYFLCTTQQKPALIKIISARANSRALFRLEVSSSNSNVIDCLHGIRCMSLIWVVFLHEHLYSLISPNINFTYALAWLEKPSSSFFVHGYFSVDTFLFIGGLLVSLTALRTMEKTNGKLNIPRMYVNRIIRILPVLAMAILIYVKLMPVVSGGPLFKSGFHGKEECVNGWYWDLLFIQNYATKTCLDQSWYLAVDMQLYILSPLLLIGLYKWGKKAAWAIVGIVVLLSGCLFATQMVNNYSMSIKNGGGDDEANSKLYLATHTHAAPWLIGFLFGYFLHLNRDRKFQISWLVLWSGWIISLAMFFTSIFATYPSGKWSAPPLSTLEESLYYTLTRVGWPLAMCWVVFVCIQGYGGLANSFLSTPLWQPLSRLSYSVFIWHMFVQEINSRNVRTSTYFSSYTVMLNFWSDFGISLIMSYALYLIIEAPIGGLHSLWSPSGSSKSPAAVRPVLTSVVEHKRNGDEPEHR from the exons ATGGTCAACGGAATAGCCATTTTATTGCTTTGCGGACTGGGTCTCATCCATGCGAGCCAGTTAACGGAGGAACTTCACTTGGTTCACCATCGCTTAAGCAGGTTCAAGCAGCCACTATCCCAGGATATTAACCACGAAATCATAGACACTCGAGCTTCTAGTACAAGTGATACCCAATGCCTGGCGGATATAAAGGAGTTATTTGCCGGGCTGAAAACTGGCAGCTACTGGGCACTCAAAA TGCTCGATTCCTGGGGTTCTTTTCCCTCGGGCCTATTGTACGGAACCTTTTACGATCTGGGCAACTTCGATGAGTGTCTCAATATAAATCAGGAgatcagcagcagccaaacgattaaaggaaaatattgtttcatgGCTGTGCCTCTTAGAGATGTTCTTGATACCGGAATCGAGTCCCTAGAAGGCATGCAGATCAAGATTGCCACCTGTTTTCCGGCCTCCTGTTCGGCAACTCAAGTCGAGACCTTTGCTGGGCAATTATACCAAAATAAGGTCAACTCAAGCATGAGTTTTAATATCAGCATCGATGAGGACGGTTGCCAGACAAGCGATCCTGTTCCTTGGGATGGTCTTACCATTTTCACAGT TGTTATTCTGTCAGTGCTTACTTTAATAGTGGTTAGCTCAACGCTTTACGACTATTTCCTTTGCACAACTCAACAAAAACCTGCCTTGATCAAGATTATATCGGCCAGAGCGAATTCCCGAGCTCTTTTCCGTCTTGAGGTTAGCAGTTCCAATTCGAATGTCATTGATTGCCTTCATGGAATTAGGTGCATGTCCCTCATATGGGTGGTTTTTTTGCATGAGCATTTGTATTCCCTGATATCCCCAAACATCAATTTCACCTATGCGCTTGCG TGGCTAGAGAAACCGAGCTCAAGCTTCTTTGTACATGGCTATTTCTCGGTGGATACGTTTCTATTTATTGGTGGCCTACTGGTATCCTTGACAGCTCTGCGAACCATGGAAAA GACCAATGGAAAGCTAAATATCCCCAGGATGTATGTGAATCGCATTATTCGCATCCTGCCCGTTCTGGCCATGGCAATCTTGATCTACGTAAAACTAATGCCGGTTGTGAGCGGCGGACCCCTTTTCAAAAGTGGGTTCCATGGCAAAGAGGAGTGTGTGAATGGCTGGTACTGGGACCTGCTCTTCATCCAGAACTATGCAACGAAAACA tGTCTTGATCAGTCGTGGTATTTAGCGGTGGACATGCAGCTGTACATCCTCTCCCCTCTACTCCTGATTGGTCTCTACAAATGGGGCAAGAAGGCAGCTTGGGCCATTGTTGGCATTGTGGTTTTGCTTTCAGGTTGTCTGTTTGCCACCCAAATGGTCAATAATTACTCAATGAGTATTAA AAATGGTGGTGGCGATGATGAAGCCAACTCAAAGCTGTACCttgccacgcacacacatgcggCTCCTTGGCTGATTGGATTCCTGTTCGGATACTTCCTGCACCTGAATCGTGACAGAAAGTTCCAGATTAGCTGGCTGGTACTATGGTCTGGTTGGATCATCAGCTTGGCGATGTTCTTCACCTCGATCTTTGCAACCTATCCGTCTGGGAAGTGGAGTGCTCCTCCGCTCTCCACCTTGGAGGAATCTCTGTACTACACTCTCACTCGGGTTGGCTGGCCATTGGCCATGTGCTGGGTGGTATTCGTCTGCATTCAGGGTTATGGTGGTCTGGCCAACAGTTTCCTCTCCACACCCCTGTGGCAACCACTCTCAAGGTTGTCCTATTCCGTCTTCATCTGGCACATGTTCGTCCAGGAGATAAACAGCCGGAATGTGAGGACCAGCACTTACTTCTCTTCCTACACTGTG ATGCTCAACTTCTGGTCTGACTTTGGCATAAGTCTGATTATGTCCTATGCTTTATATCTTATTATTGAGGCTCCTATAGGCGGGCTGCATTCACTTTGGAGTCCATCGGGAAGTTCAAAGTCGCCAGCGGCTGTACGGCCTGTATTAACTTCTGTTGTGGAGCACAAGCGTAATGGTGATGAGCCCGAACATAGATAA